Proteins found in one Anaerolineae bacterium genomic segment:
- a CDS encoding helix-turn-helix domain-containing protein codes for MAALRRWKCAELLARGWDTAEIAAALGVSPKTVRRYRKQLLAEAAKTGICPICGARVIMGIGGEIPTT; via the coding sequence ATGGCGGCATTGCGGCGCTGGAAGTGCGCCGAGCTGTTAGCACGGGGCTGGGATACGGCGGAGATTGCGGCGGCGCTCGGCGTCTCGCCAAAGACCGTGCGGCGCTACCGAAAGCAGTTGCTGGCCGAGGCGGCAAAGACAGGCATCTGCCCCATCTGTGGGGCGAGGGTCATCATGGGGATAGGGGGTGAAATCCCTACAACCTGA
- a CDS encoding toprim domain-containing protein: protein MRLWRLGYIPADRKDRWGDVDVFLPRGVVIPGLVGSVPWYVKVRRPMDSPKYVHIKGSRPALFGADYLQGKPDLALVEGEFDAILLCRLCGDALDVATFGSASDKDIRLWLPVLVNYGRIWIGLDADPAGQKAASAWLARTRRARLLRVPEGFKDWTDCWKARGDSRLREYILTAVQSNVMMEALNER from the coding sequence GTGCGGCTGTGGCGCTTGGGCTACATCCCCGCTGACCGCAAAGACCGCTGGGGAGACGTGGACGTGTTTCTGCCCCGGGGCGTCGTTATTCCTGGCCTTGTCGGGAGCGTCCCCTGGTATGTCAAAGTGCGCAGGCCAATGGACAGCCCGAAGTACGTGCACATCAAGGGAAGCCGCCCTGCCCTTTTCGGCGCTGACTACCTGCAAGGCAAGCCCGATTTGGCGCTTGTCGAAGGCGAGTTTGACGCCATTTTGTTGTGTCGGCTTTGCGGCGACGCCCTGGACGTTGCGACGTTCGGGTCTGCATCCGACAAAGACATAAGGTTGTGGCTACCGGTGCTGGTGAATTACGGGCGCATCTGGATTGGTCTTGACGCAGACCCGGCGGGGCAGAAGGCGGCGTCAGCTTGGCTGGCCCGGACACGAAGGGCGAGGCTTTTGCGGGTGCCGGAAGGCTTCAAGGATTGGACGGACTGCTGGAAAGCACGGGGTGACAGTCGGTTGCGGGAGTACATCCTAACGGCGGTGCAAAGCAACGTGATGATGGAGGCGTTGAATGAGCGATGA